GAAGTTGGAACGAGTATAGCGCACCATCGATTCGACCACGCCCTTTTCGTTACCTCGGGCCACGTTGCAGAAGTGTTCCTTGAACAGATAGTGGCTCTGGAGCTGGAGGAACCCGTCGGTGAGCTTGCGTTGGTGGCGCTTCATCACCTTGGCCACCATCACCCGCTCGTTGTCGTAGCTGATACGGCAGGGTACGCCATCGAAAAAGGTGAAGGCCCTCACATGCCCATCCCAGAAAACCTCCGTGCAGATCTTTTCGTAGGCCTGCACATAAACCGCATCCGAATACGGCAGGCTCATCACAAAAAATGCGACCTTCCGAAGCTGGCCGTTTATTTTAGCGAGGGCATAGCCGAAATCCATCTGCGCCTCTCCGGGCCGATGGGCCAGCGGAATGTAGACATCCTTCAGACGCACCCGGGCGTTGCGCACGGCATCTTTCACCTGCGTATACCCGCCGGTGTATCCTTCCTCTTTCAGGCGATCAAAAATCCGCTTGGCCGTATGCCGTTGCTTTTTTGGCAACTCCCGGTCCTGCCGGAGAATCTCGTCGATCCGACCGAGAAACGGCCCGATCATGGGCTTCGGCCTCGGCTGGGCCATCCGGTATCCCGGAGGCTTGGGGTGCGCCAGAATCTTCTCCAGCGTCTTGGTGTGAATCCTGTACTCGGCCTTAACCTGTCGCTTGCTGACGCCTTCAACAAGCACCTTTCGTCTGATATCGGTCCACCATTGCATGTCTATGTACACTCCTTTACCTCCCGGTTCCGAAACGGTTAGGCAACCACGTTGCCCGATCCGTCCGGAAATCCGGAAGTTTTAGTTGGAGTGTTACACTTTTAGACCGCCCCGCCGCCCGGTGCACTTTTCAACCGGCGTTTACAGGTTGGTTTCAAACAGCGCGGCGGTGAGTGTCGCCTCGCGCTTGCCGGTTTCCTGGCTGCGTTGTTTGGCCAGCGCTTTGATGCTTCCTTTCGTTCCGATTATAGAGAGCGCCTTTGCCGCTGCGGCGAAGATGTCCGGATCGTTGCTTTTCAGGTGGGGCGTGATCGACTTTTCCGCTTTTGCATCGCCGCGTTCACCGAGGGCCATAATCAGACCGGCGGTCCAGCGAGGATCGTTCGCGGTTTTCAGTTCAGCCAGTAAAGCCTTCCCGGCGTCCGGTGCGGGATTCACGGCCAGTGCCTTGCGGACTGCATCGCGCAGATGCGGGTCGGAACTTCGAAGCATTGGAACCAGTGTTGCGATGGATTCCTCGCCGCCGATGCGCTGAAGCGCGTGCGCCAGGGCGATTGCGGCAGGAGCCGCTATGCCTGTGTTGAGTTCGGCGCAAATGTCTTCGCATAGGGCTTTGCGTTCGGCTTCGGCGCCCGGGCGTCCGGCGGTGGAGCAGGCGGCC
This DNA window, taken from Pontiella desulfatans, encodes the following:
- a CDS encoding HEAT repeat domain-containing protein is translated as MLKKLLLTTLLFASASQAAIQEILPRLTAADLNIQTQARLDLLAACSTAGRPGAEAERKALCEDICAELNTGIAAPAAIALAHALQRIGGEESIATLVPMLRSSDPHLRDAVRKALAVNPAPDAGKALLAELKTANDPRWTAGLIMALGERGDAKAEKSITPHLKSNDPDIFAAAAKALSIIGTKGSIKALAKQRSQETGKREATLTAALFETNL